TATTAGTGTTACCATACAGTACACTAGAGGGAATTCTGTAGAAAAGTTATCAAAAGTATTGTGCTTCCTGTCTATCATAATGTAGTTTTAGCATGGCAGATCCTTAATTAATCAAAGTAAATATCTTTTCTGAATATATGCAATGCCAATGGGAAATATGAACAGGGAACATAAGTAGCTGCACTAGGTTGCAATCAATACCAAGTAAGAGAGTATCAATCATTGTTTATTTAGAGAGTATATAGCCAGTTCAGTCTAATTTGAGGCTGCAGTaacttttaaagaagaaaaacctTCCACAGCTGTGGACAATAATGCAAGGAATATTAAGTAATAAACTCTTCACCCAACTTCAACTCTATTTGAATGACCAAAAAAGGTTGCATGAACAGGTTGGCTGTGTATTAAGCAGGTGAGGAAACTTGTTATAGTGCCTAAAGCATCATCTCATTTTTAAAAGcgttgcaaaaaaaacccccaaaaattatggagaagaaaaataatgattgatattttttaaaaactctggtAGCATTTGTACACTTAAGAAGTAGTGTCCATTTAATGTTAAACTTTTCAACATTTTCCTCCTACATTATTTCAAGATGTCCTTGGTAGATTTGGGAAAGAAGCTTTTAGAAGCTGCACGAGCAGGTCAAGATGATGAAGTTCGCATTTTGATGGCAAATGGAGCACCTTTTACCACAGACTGGGTaataaaaaaatttcatttctttgaaatgtttttacattatttttgttttctctgtgataTCTTCCCTGGAAAATAGTGTAATTAAACGGTTGGAAATCTGTACAATCATATAAACCTACATtgaggtttatatatatatattcccatATTGAATCTGAggttggacattggactatggtATTGCAAATTGAAACTGGCTAGTTAATTGTATTGTTGACCTAGGAATTACATACCCAGGACTATTTTGGGCACTTAAAAGTAATTGATGATCGTGAACTCTGAATGAGTTAATCTTTTAAAGGCAATCCAGGTGAACTTtggaaaatataataaaatgtgTACATCATTCAGAAAGAAAGCTTATCCTGATTACATGACCATGTGTTAGTTTAGGAAGAGGGCCCAATTAATAGCTTTATTCTAATTGCTGATGATCAGCAGAAGTAGGGTCAATGACAAACACCAAAGGTGGAAGTTGGTAGAGTTCGAATGTGTATGTGACTTTGAAGAGGCAAGCCATAGACAGTGCTCTCTTCTCTGGATGATGGGATCTTGTTGGCAGAAAATCTTAACTTggaaatttttctttttatatttctttccttCAACTTGCTGCTCCTTCTTTCCATGATATTAGAAAGGGAAAAGATAGGATTATTAAGACAAACAGAGTTAGAAGTGGTTGATTGGTGCCTGGGTTCTGTACCTCCAGGATAAGAGACAAAACGAGAGGGTTGGAAGTGAGTacttcatgctgggttgtttttttttttcttttggtttttgttaaTAGTCCACTTTTGTACCACATTACAGTTGGGAACATCACCACTTCATCTAGCAGCACAGTACGGACACTATTCAACAACAGAAGTGTTACTTCGAGCTGGTGTAAGTCGGGATGCAAGAACCAAAGTGGACAGAACTCCATTACATATGGCAGCATCTGAAGGCCATGCAAACATAGTAGAAGTCTTACTTAAGGTAGAAACTTCTTTTTGTGTTATCTGCCATTTGAAACTGAACCTGAATCTAGAAGACTAATTAATCATAAATCTGCATAGGTGTAACTTTTTTTAATCCCTCAATTGGctgaaaatgactttttaaataattttaagggctttttaaaaatttaacgTCTGTACTGAAGGTACACGTCATACATTCTTTTTCCCAttcagttttgtattttatttttaaatatttgtaacaaTCAGTGTGCTTTCAGGCAAATTGTTTATTGGCATCCAAAAATAAAACTTCTTCATAATGCagtactatataaataaaaatcttctAAAACCTATACATGTGGTCCTAGGAATTATTTAATCCTTTGTGTTAATGTGTGTGATAATTACTGTAAAGTACTTTTAATGAAATAGTAATTGTAAGACAGCACAAAGTTCCTTGCAGCAAGCAAGTGAAAGAGAGTACTTTCATCATCTTGGACATCGTTCCATTTGCAGCATTTTGCAGTTCAAACAGCCTGTGCTTATTTGATTTATGGAATGTTTTTGTTTGCAGCATGGTGCTGATGTTAATGCAAAGGACATGCTAAAGATGACTGCTCTTCACTGGGCTACAGAACACAATCACCAGGAGGTGGTGGAGCTCTTAATAAAATATGGAGCAGACGTCCACACACAAAGTAAATTCTGCAAAACTGCATTAGATATTGCAATAGACAATGGGAATGAAGATGTAGCAGAAATATTACAGGTAACTTTTTGATTTATGATGTAGATGAAACTTACAGAAAGATGCTGATCAGCTAAATTGTTAATTTAGTAGCTGTGGGAGGTTGCATGGTGGTGAACATAATTTTCTCCCCTCCAGTCCATAGCATAGAAGTGAGATGATACTAATACACATTGTTTGTGTAAAAATTGGCTGAAGAATGCTTCTAGCCCCTGTCAATCCAAGAAGTGAAGGCCTTTAGTCTTTTTAACTTGCTCATTCTGACTTACAGAATAGCTGGGCTAGTTTGCAGATGAGGGATGGCAACTAAACTCTAAGCTACGGGCATCTCTGGCAATATGTCCTGGCTTCAGTGTTAGATTAGTTTTCCGTGTGGGGGCTAAATTAGTtggtggaatgggggagggaggagatgccCTTTTTTTGTTGATGAGGCACCAGCCCAACTTTCTATACTAGTGAGGATTGAATCCATTGGAATGCCCAGTTTCACACTGCCAGGCTTTTTGGTTTACCGGTACAGTGGCTTGCATGGTAGCTTCAGACCTTTTCAGACGCTGAGATTATGCAGTTTTATATAAACTTCATGGTTAAATGGGCCTGTTTGGCCGAGAATAAGTGAGGGTATTGAGTATTGAAATGCTAGGGAAACAGGTGTTGGTGGCAGTCTGCTGTTTTACTTCAGTCAGATTATGTTCCCTTTATGAAGCTAATAAGATAAAGTCTAAAGTTGCAGCCTCTTGGCCACAATTTACATAATTTGGTGAGTACTCATCTGTCCTTGCTCTTTCTAATCTACCTGAAATTGCTCCTAGATTATTACTTAGGGGTTGACTGTAGATTTACATTTTTATCTAGTTTTATTTACCTTCTCCTGTGAAGGaagctgtcattttaaaaaaatgtttttatagaAGTataatatgtttgtttttaatgtttatttgcAGACTGAATAGTATTGTTGTCCTTTGACTCCTAGATTGCAATGCAGAACCAAATCAATACAAATCCAGAGAGTCCTGACACTGTGACAATACATGCAGCCACACCACAGTTTATCATTGGACCTGGAGGCGTGGTGAACCTAACAGGTCTGGTATCTTCTGCAAATATATCAAATGCAACAGCTATTTACATGCGTTTAGGATAGCTATTGGGATTTTATACTTAGTTGATTTGCCATTTTATGCAGACTATTAAGAACAATGATGGTAAGATTGCAGCAGGTGTCTTATTCCTCTTCGTTGTCTTTTGCATATTATTAATATCCAAGTACTTAGAATAATAATGTAAATTGAGGTACCTCCTCAGAAACTGAATTAGCCTAACAAACTTGTCTTCAGAACAGCACTTTTGGTTTATAACAAGACCAATCTATTTCTTCACTGTAAAAGATAGGGACTTGTGTAACATTCTAATACAAGTTTGTGAACTGACTTTATTTTTTCTCCTACTAGATGAGACGGGAGTATCTGCTGTACAATTCGGAAATTCATCAACATCAGTATTAGCTACATTAGCAGCTTTAGCGGAAGCGTCTGCTCCATTGTCTAACTCTTCAGAAACACCAGGTTAGAGGGCAAAGTAATTTATTTGCACTGCGTAAACGAACACAAAGAATGTGGAGATAAAGCTTTCGGCAGTACAGTTTGTCTGAAAATGGAttgaaattcatttaaaaatactgaaaataaattaataccCATTTTGCTCAAACCAGCAATGTATGAGGATCACATCGTGTGAAATACTTGCCACATATAAGTCATAACTATTTCAGAGTAAGACTTTTTTTATTTACTGTTGGTATTTCTGAATTGCTTGGAGGCAGCACTTATTTTCATGAAACGTGACATCATTCAAGAGCCTATATAGTCAGATCAAAAACTGGTTTCTGACCTGCTGTATTACTAGTTGGAAGAAAAACTTGTAATTTCTGAacactaaacattttgtttaaagtatcacaggggtagccgtgttagtctgtatccacaaaaacaacgaggagtccagtggcaccttaaagactgacagatttatttggacataagctttcatgggtaaaaaaccccacttcttcaaatgcatggtctgaagaagtgggttttctacccacaaaagcttatgcctaaataaatctgttagtctttaaggtgccactggactcctcgttgcaTTTTGTTTaagttcacattttttaaaactagGAAAAGATTGCCATAAAATACAGTATTCAAACAAAACATACTCCTCGTGTGAAGACCACTGAATAATCTTAAATATATTGGATTAAATGGTTAACCAACTTGAGTGCAGCCCATAAAATGACATGTGGGTCCTCTCCCAAAACACTGAAGCACCCTGCCTACAAATGTAACACATGAATGTAGAGCTAAATCCTGCCTGGATAGCACTACTAGTGTGACCAAGGATGCTGGAAAATGTATTCACTATTCTAGGAATCCTGCCAGTGGGGATAGGACTGCGGAACACTCTTCTGGGCACACATTGCTGCTGCACTGAAAAGGAGCAACGTGCATCTTCAGCTAGTATCTGCAGCCATCTATAGCATGTCTCACTCTGCAAGGCTGTGGGACGACAGAGAATCAGTTGGCTGCCAAGATAGTATAAAGTGCCATTAGCCCCAATTACTCTGAACATACAACAGCCTACATCTTttattcccttttaaaaaaaaaatttttaaacgAGAAGGCGCTGGCTACATCCCTTTTTTGGGGAACTCTTAACAAAGCTTGGGATGGCCTGATATTTTCCAGAGGTGGTTTTTACCAGGTAAAATCATAGTTTTTAGCACCCTGGGAAAAACTACTTCATCCCAGTTTAAGGCATTCtgtgttttaaaaactgtttcattAATGCACACCACATTACCCTTAGTTTTAGTTACATATTCAAATTGTGGCTACATGAGgcagtagattcatagattaattTAGGgttgtacaaaaaaaactgcagtAGATGTAGTACTTGTAATGATAATACTGAACATTGGAATGTCTATACATTTTTGGTTTGGTATTTTCTCGAGTAAGTTGTATGTGTCATGACTCATATTTCAGTATTATAGTTGAAAACAtttgattatatgaaaatgacaATAATGCAGAGTTGTAGGCTTGAAGCATTAAGCAATCAGAAGCATGCAGAGTTGCAGACTACCAATCCAGGTTCATTTGGCTGTGCAGCATTCTGTAGCAGAAGACCAGTTTTGATGTAGTGAGTAGACTGACTCTATTCCTCATTTTTGAATGCATGTATCTGAAATTTGAAAAGATTTGTTCTATGCTTGGAGAACTTGCTGGACACTGATGTAGTTATTTTTCCCAGTGTCCTGGTTTAAACCAAGTTTAAGCTGGTATGTACCAGCACCCTGTCCTCAACTAGATTTTGCCCAGGAAATTGCCAACCCTATTGCCATGAACATGCTTTCCCAGTCTTACCCAGAGAATCTGCTGCCTTCCCCCCATTGCCACTTCTGTCCATTTATGATGCAGAAAGTCAAGAAAGAGAGGGCAGTCGTGAATCTGGTGGCACAGAAGTGGCTTCAAAGACTATGATTATTAGACCTTGTGAAGATGGCAGCAGATATATAAAAATTATTCACCTAATGGGTCCATCAGGCAACCCAACCCCATCCAGCAAAAGTTGGTAGTTTGACATTTTGAAAGAAGGAACTAAGGAGAGAGACTTGAGCTGGGTAATCTTTCTCTTTCAAATAAATCAGAGTACATTCTTAGAATACTTCAGAGTTGAAATGCTGGAGAAGATCTACAAGATTAGCAGTGTATTTAGGATTCAGTGGTAGATGTTCTTTGATAACTGGCTGAGAGCTCTCATAGGCCCACCTTTCCTAT
The nucleotide sequence above comes from Natator depressus isolate rNatDep1 chromosome 10, rNatDep2.hap1, whole genome shotgun sequence. Encoded proteins:
- the GABPB1 gene encoding GA-binding protein subunit beta-1, which codes for MSLVDLGKKLLEAARAGQDDEVRILMANGAPFTTDWLGTSPLHLAAQYGHYSTTEVLLRAGVSRDARTKVDRTPLHMAASEGHANIVEVLLKHGADVNAKDMLKMTALHWATEHNHQEVVELLIKYGADVHTQSKFCKTALDIAIDNGNEDVAEILQIAMQNQINTNPESPDTVTIHAATPQFIIGPGGVVNLTDETGVSAVQFGNSSTSVLATLAALAEASAPLSNSSETPVVATEEVVTAESVDGAIQQVVSSGGQQVITIVTDGIQLSNLHSIPTSGIGQPIIVTMPDGQQVLTVPATDIAEETVISEEPPIKRQCIEIVENRVESAEIEERETLQKQLDEANREAQKYRQQLLKKEQEAEAYRQKLEAMTRLQTNKEAV